GGGACGGCCACGAGCCGCGCCTGACGACCGAGCGCTTCGCAAGCCTGCTCGAGCGGCAAGGGTTCACGGTAGAGATTCACAACGATCTTGGCGTATACCTCGACCGTGACCATCTCGCTGAGCAGAATCTGATCGTCAACTGCTTCACCATGGGCCAGCTGGACAAACCTCAAACGGAGAATCTGCTCGCAGCGGTTCGTGGCGGTGTGGGTTTCGGAGGCTGGCACGGGGGCGCCGGCGACGCGTTCCGTGCGAACCCCGACTACCAGTTCATGGTGGGGGGCCAATGGGTTGCGCATCCCGGCAACATCGTGGACTACACCGTTCAGATCACGGCACCCGATGATCCCGTTATGCACGGTCTCGCCGATTTCTCGATGCACTCAGAGCAGTACTTCATGCATTTTGATCCGAGCAACGAGGTTCTTGCGACGACCTGCTTCGACGGGCCGTATGTTCGGGAACATGAGCCACAGGTAACGGGTGTCGTCATGCCGGTCGCGTGGAAACGCAAGTGGGGCAAAGGCAGGGTGTTCTATTCTTCGCTGGGGCACGTCAACGCCGATTTCGAGGTCCCGCAAGCGCGCGAAATCATGTTGCGTGGACTGCTTTGGGCCGCGCGCTGAATAGGGTGACGCGGTTGCCCGGACGTGAACCAGCATTGATGAATAACAAAAAGCGCCCAGACCGTGAAGGCCTGAGCGAAGCCATCGGGAATCCGACGGCGGAGGTGTTCAAAACAAAACCGGCTCGCTACTGCGGTCCAACCCGCTAGCGAGCCAGTTTCGTGGATGGTGACGTGTCGCGGCGCAATGCCTTGACTGCACGGTATTCGCTATGCCGACGCGTCAAGATCCTTCAGCGTGTGTCTGGCTAGACCTTAGTGGCCGTACATCTCGTTCCACTCGGCCTTCGAAATGGCCCGGTGTCCTGTATCCGACGAACCGTTTGCGACGCCGCCGACGTCAGTTGCACCGTTTTGTGCGGCGACTTTGGCTTCTGCAGCCTGCAGGTCAGCCGGGTACGTGGCATTGTCGGCCGAGGCGGGGTTATAACCGGCCTTTTCCAGTTGAACCAGTTGACTGCGCACTTCTGCACGCGTCAAAGGTTGGTTCGATTGAGCAAATGAAACCACCGGAGCGGAAAGAGCGACAGCGATGGCGACAGCCTTGATGATCGAGTTCATGATTAAAACCTCCACAAATTGTTTTACACGGCGCTGCAAACAGGTTGATGTGCAGCAGGTGAATACAGTCTATGAGGCGAGCAGCCCAGGGTAAATACCTAAGTTTGGAAATGACTTTTCTCGGAAATCTGACAATCGGGACGCCCGCTCGGTGCAATGCCGACGGTCGCGGACAGCGGGGCCGGATCAACACCTCGCCCCGGATCCTGCGCTCAGCCCACTAGCGCGCTCAGAAGTCGGTCGCCCGCGGTGGCGGCAGGAATGCCCGCTTCAGATGCGAACTCGAGTCGTCGTTATGGCGGAACAATGTGCCCTTCAGCGCGCTTTTCGACAGACCACGAACGCTCACCATTCAATTTGAATTGGTGTCCGAACTATCGGCCTTAGCCAGCCGTGCCTGCGTATGGCTGCCGCCGGACGCGATGCTCGAACAGGCGCCGAAACACGCGCGTGTAAAACATCCGAAGCACATCGAACTACACGTCAAAGCTGACATCGAAAAACTCGAAGCGTGAGGCGCGAACAACCTACTACGAATGCTCTGAGCCATGCATCGCTCATCTCATTCCCAGGTTTACCCTCGGCCGCCCTTGCATCAGCGGATGGCATTCACGCAAATTCGGTCGTTTTTGCAGCATTTTTCTCGCCGAGGAAATTTTTTACTCTCGATCAATGATCAGATGAGAGTGTCTCCCAGATTCTAAAATCCCCTCACCGCGAAATCTGTACGACCGACGTTTGACGGAGAAATCGCATCGGCCTCTGCGGGCGCAATCCCCTCTATCAACGCACTCCCATCTGTTTAAAACCAGCACGTTTAATTCGGATTCCATACTGATTGTCAGAAAATTCCATTTTCATTTTAGCCCGGTAAATCTAACGCTATTTGACAGTTTTTAACTTCGTATTACGAGTAAATCCGCTCGCATCTGCTCTATGCGTGTGGTGCCGAACAGTGTGTCTGTACCTGCTCCACTACCTTTCATTTGCGTCTGTATCAACGGGATGCATCCCCTTTGCGTCGGGTATAGAGGTGCACGCGCCACGCGCACGGATCACATTCCGTCATATCCAGATCTGTTCTACGAGCGGACTTCGGGGAATGGTTAGGAGACCCACGATTCCGCCTGACACGGTCACGAAGACCCGGCCTCTGTAAGCGGGAGGACTTTGAACGGCTCCCCAGGAACCGGCTTCGAATAGATAATTAGGGGTACGATATGAAAAGATATAAAAGTGCATCCGCCTCGATCGGAATGTGCAGGATAGCGATTGCAACCGCAGTGACCTTATATGCGGGAATGGCTTGTGCCCAATCGAATCCATACGCCGCGCAAACTGCGCCACTCTGGAAGAGCGAGAGTAGTCCCCCGCAATTTGTGTTGGCTCAAGACCCGACGCAAGATTGTCCCCAGTCAAGCACGCATGGATGCCGCAAGGAGGACGGTAATGGCCTGCCGGCGTTGCTTAGTGGCCTGCAAGATTCGGATACCGGTGGCACGGTAGGTCCGCAAAGCGCATTCGGCGCGGGCACCCCGTCGAGTGGAACGAATGGCACGGCGTCCGGAAGCCAGGGATCAGGGAGTGGTGGAACCGGCAATGCCGGGGCCGGGGCTGCGGGTGGTGGTGGTAAAGGTAGCGGTGGTGCGGGTAGTGGGAGTGGTGGGTCTGGGAGTGGTAGTTCGGGCAGTGGTGGATCCGGTACGGGTGGATCGGGTACCGGTGGAGCGGGTACCGGTGGCTCGGGCACCGGTGGTTCGGGCACCGGTGGTTCGGGCACGGGCGGCTCGGGCGCTGGTGGTTCGGGCACGGGTGGTTCGGGCACGGGCGGCTCGGGCACGGGCGGCTCGGGCACGGGCGGCTCGGGCACTGGCGGCTCGGGCACTGGTGGTTCGGGCACGGGCGGCTCGGGCACGGGCGGCTCGGGCACGGGCGGCTCGGGCACGGGCGGCTCGGGCACGGGTGGCTCGGGCACGGGTGGCTCGGGCACCGGCGGCACAGGCACGGGTGGCTCGGGCACCGGCGGCACAGGCACGGGTGGCTCTGGCAGTGGTTGTGCGGGCGACAGCGGCCACGGTAGCGGCGACGGCGGTCACGGCTCCGGTGACGGTGGTCACGGCAGCGGCGATGGCGGCCATGGTAGCGGCAGCGGCCACAGTTCCGGCGACGGCGGCCATGGCAGCGGCGACGGTGGTCACGGCTCTGGTGACGGTGGTCACGGCTCCGGTGACGGCGGTCACGGCTCCGGCGACGGTGGTCACGGCTCCGGCGATAGTGGTCACGGCTCCGGTGACGGCGGTCACGGCTCTGGTGACGGTGGTCACGGCTCCGGTGACGGCGGTCACGGCTCCGGTGACGGTGGTCACGGCTCCGGCGACGGTGGTCACGGCAGCGGCAACGGTGGTCACGGCAGCAGCAACGGAGGCCACGGCTCCGGCGATGGCGGCGGTCACAGCAGCGGCGGCTTCGGCAGCGGCGGCCATAGCGGCGGTTTCGGCAGTGGCGGCTTCGGCAGCGGCGGTCACGGGGGCGGCTTCGGCAGTGGCGGCCACGGAGGCGGCAGCAGTGGCGGTTGCGGCGGCGGTCACGGCGGCCACTAACCTCAGCAACTCCGCACTAAAACCGCTCTAGCGAACCGAAAGCATCTTCGCGTAAGCCCTACGCGAAGATGCTTCATCCCATGCGCGAACGTCATCCAGACCCAACGCAACGAAACCCACACAACCACCAGAATCAAACCATCCGGGCCTTCACAGCGTGCACTGAACACGCACCCCAAGCCCGCGAATCGGCACTCCCCGCTTGTCCGAAAACGAGCCAATCACCTCAATAAACTCACCCTATCCCCCGCCACGGCAGAAAACGTCGTGCGCCTGGCAGTGATGCACGGTTCTTCGTCGTTGCCCGTCAAGGGGCGTTGACCAATACTGGTCTCCATCAACACGACTTCGGACGGACATCATGAACCACCCTGTCGAACACCCCTCACTCGCTGCCGCGCCCGCTTCGGCTACCGTCCGCAGCGCCACGTTTCGCGCACTCGCCGAACACGCTGTGCATGCGAGTGAAGACGATCTCCTCGACGAGTATTTGATGCTGACGTTTCCCGCCAGCGATCCAGTCTCACCTGGCTTTTTCACCTGAATAGCAGCATCGGGTCGCGGGCGCCCCGCTTCACCGCTCGCGGCCAGCACACTCGCCAGAACCACTATCAACAGCTCCTCAACCATCACTAAGGAATGCTATATGACTACCACCATCGCCGGAATCAAGATCCCCGACAGCATCATGGCACGTGCTGCTACTGAACTGGTCCGCGACACCGAACCGGACCTGCTCTACAACCATTCCCGGCGTGTGTTCCTGTTCGGCGCACTCTCCGGTCAACGCAAAAATCTCAAGTACGATCCGGAGCTGCTGTATATCGGCGCCATGTTCCACGACATGGGGCTCGTCGATGCATACAGCAGCAAGAAAGACCGCTTCGAAGTCGATGGTGCAAACGCAGCGCGCGACTTCCTCACGCAGTATGGCGTGAACGAATATGACATCGAGCAGGTCTGGACCTCCATCGCACTGCATACGACGCCGGGCGTTCCCGAACACATGAAGCCCGTCGTCGCGCTGGTCACCGCCGGCGTCGAGATGGATGTGCTC
The sequence above is drawn from the Paraburkholderia phenazinium genome and encodes:
- a CDS encoding ThuA domain-containing protein — its product is MPENNLTPRRSALMVWGGWDGHEPRLTTERFASLLERQGFTVEIHNDLGVYLDRDHLAEQNLIVNCFTMGQLDKPQTENLLAAVRGGVGFGGWHGGAGDAFRANPDYQFMVGGQWVAHPGNIVDYTVQITAPDDPVMHGLADFSMHSEQYFMHFDPSNEVLATTCFDGPYVREHEPQVTGVVMPVAWKRKWGKGRVFYSSLGHVNADFEVPQAREIMLRGLLWAAR
- a CDS encoding DUF4148 domain-containing protein; the encoded protein is MNSIIKAVAIAVALSAPVVSFAQSNQPLTRAEVRSQLVQLEKAGYNPASADNATYPADLQAAEAKVAAQNGATDVGGVANGSSDTGHRAISKAEWNEMYGH
- a CDS encoding cell wall anchor protein, with amino-acid sequence MAQDPTQDCPQSSTHGCRKEDGNGLPALLSGLQDSDTGGTVGPQSAFGAGTPSSGTNGTASGSQGSGSGGTGNAGAGAAGGGGKGSGGAGSGSGGSGSGSSGSGGSGTGGSGTGGAGTGGSGTGGSGTGGSGTGGSGAGGSGTGGSGTGGSGTGGSGTGGSGTGGSGTGGSGTGGSGTGGSGTGGSGTGGSGTGGSGTGGSGTGGTGTGGSGTGGTGTGGSGSGCAGDSGHGSGDGGHGSGDGGHGSGDGGHGSGSGHSSGDGGHGSGDGGHGSGDGGHGSGDGGHGSGDGGHGSGDSGHGSGDGGHGSGDGGHGSGDGGHGSGDGGHGSGDGGHGSGNGGHGSSNGGHGSGDGGGHSSGGFGSGGHSGGFGSGGFGSGGHGGGFGSGGHGGGSSGGCGGGHGGH
- a CDS encoding HD domain-containing protein; protein product: MTTTIAGIKIPDSIMARAATELVRDTEPDLLYNHSRRVFLFGALSGQRKNLKYDPELLYIGAMFHDMGLVDAYSSKKDRFEVDGANAARDFLTQYGVNEYDIEQVWTSIALHTTPGVPEHMKPVVALVTAGVEMDVLGLTYHEFSEEQRIQVVAAHPREKSFKNDIIDAFAQGTIKKPETTFGNVKADVLELRDPTYKRLNFCQIILGSAWDDSQAGHSHHAGCGCAD